The following are from one region of the Prevotella communis genome:
- a CDS encoding AraC family transcriptional regulator encodes MMHKQLLGALLLALLLTILGCANPKPHYIIGVSQCSADIWREKQNAELRMGAYCQENVELRFAAAHDSDERQVQQIDSLVDSGIDLLIVAPNQLKTISSAIDRAYDKGIPVIVFERKTNSQKYTSFISADNYEMGRIMGEYIASRLHGKGRVMEIMGLKGSSPAIERHNGFADALKNYPDITVVATLQGDWTEESAVKAVKAYPGNLDHIDFVFGQNDRMAMGARRALQESQQLSADSHQPLYCGIDGLPGEDGGIRLVRDSILDASYVYPTHGDKIIELAINILEGKPYEKETLLQSALVTRDNAKVLLMQNEEIMHQAEYLDQLHSRADTYLKELATQHVVNWMSMGVILLLVVTIVLFYLYHLRNVKLQQERVVSTLWNMEIEPAPVADETKEHTADSSADENPSVVAESAFLARFREVVEARMEDSEVSVDDLAAEMSLSRVQLYRKIKAITGSSPVELLRTTRLKRAYQMLLTTDKSVSEVAYAVGFTAPSYFSKCFKEEYGMVPGDIRK; translated from the coding sequence ATGATGCATAAACAACTTTTGGGGGCTTTGCTGTTGGCGTTGCTACTGACTATATTAGGATGTGCCAACCCTAAACCTCATTATATAATAGGTGTATCTCAGTGTTCGGCAGATATCTGGCGTGAGAAGCAGAATGCCGAGCTGCGTATGGGAGCCTATTGTCAGGAAAATGTAGAGCTGCGTTTTGCTGCAGCCCACGATAGCGACGAGCGGCAGGTACAACAGATAGACTCGCTGGTGGACAGCGGCATTGACCTGCTGATTGTTGCTCCCAACCAGCTGAAAACCATCTCGTCAGCCATCGACCGCGCCTACGATAAGGGCATTCCTGTTATTGTCTTTGAACGAAAGACCAATTCACAGAAATATACGTCATTCATCAGTGCCGACAACTACGAGATGGGGCGCATCATGGGTGAATACATCGCCAGTCGACTGCATGGCAAAGGACGTGTCATGGAAATCATGGGACTCAAGGGCTCGTCACCAGCCATCGAGCGCCACAACGGTTTCGCTGATGCCCTGAAGAATTACCCAGACATCACTGTCGTTGCAACCCTGCAAGGCGACTGGACAGAGGAGAGTGCCGTCAAGGCCGTGAAAGCCTATCCTGGCAATCTGGACCATATCGACTTTGTCTTTGGGCAGAACGACCGCATGGCCATGGGTGCCCGTCGTGCCTTGCAAGAAAGCCAACAGCTATCAGCTGACAGCCATCAGCCACTCTACTGCGGCATTGACGGTCTGCCTGGTGAAGATGGCGGCATCCGTCTGGTACGCGACAGCATCCTGGATGCTTCCTATGTCTATCCTACCCATGGTGACAAAATCATAGAGTTGGCTATCAACATCCTTGAAGGCAAACCCTACGAGAAGGAAACTCTTCTGCAGTCAGCACTGGTTACTCGCGACAATGCTAAGGTGCTGTTGATGCAAAACGAAGAGATAATGCACCAGGCTGAGTATCTCGACCAGTTGCATAGCAGGGCAGACACCTATCTGAAAGAGTTAGCTACGCAGCATGTCGTCAACTGGATGTCGATGGGTGTCATTCTGCTCTTGGTGGTAACCATCGTGTTGTTCTATCTGTATCATCTCCGTAACGTGAAGTTACAGCAAGAGCGTGTTGTCAGTACCCTGTGGAATATGGAGATAGAGCCAGCACCTGTTGCTGACGAAACAAAGGAGCATACAGCAGACAGCTCGGCAGACGAGAATCCATCCGTCGTTGCCGAAAGTGCCTTCCTGGCACGGTTCCGCGAGGTCGTTGAGGCTCGCATGGAAGATAGCGAGGTCAGTGTCGACGACCTGGCAGCAGAGATGAGCCTCAGTCGTGTACAGCTCTATCGTAAGATTAAGGCGATAACCGGTTCCTCACCCGTAGAACTGCTGCGCACCACGCGCTTGAAGCGCGCCTATCAGATGCTGCTCACCACCGACAAGAGTGTCAGCGAGGTGGCATACGCTGTAGGATTCACTGCCCCCAGCTACTTCTCCAAATGTTTCAAAGAGGAGTACGGCATGGTGCCTGGCGACATCCGGAAATAG
- a CDS encoding SusC/RagA family TonB-linked outer membrane protein, with product MKQSKRVFLSFLTLMLSTLMYAQTEITGTVIDDFGDGVIGATVKEKGTANGTVTDLVGNFKIKVKAGAILSISYVGYQTQDVPAQNGMKVQLQPDDKVLQEVVVTGYTTQRKADLTGAISTVSIDEIAKQNENNPMKALQGRVPGMNISADGNPSGAATVRIRGLGTLNNNDPLYIIDGVPTKSGMHELNGNDIESIQVLKDAASASIYGSRAANGVIIITTKRGKEGKVRVDFDGSVAASFYAHKIETLNARQFGQALWQANINDGKNPNNNIVGYNFDWGYDQNGHPQLYGVTMDNYLDANGTVHAGDTDWFDEVTRTGIVQQYNLSVSSGSEKGSSFFSMGYYDNKGTIKESEFSRLSARANTEYKLLDGIVTIGENFTLNRTKGTDAPGDILRNALQFSPNFPIYAENGEYAQPVEAFPERENPLSMLSRTKDNEYTMWRIFGDAHISITPFKNFMIRSTVGLDYSQKQQRNFQYPVANGKIANSETAAEMRQEHAQRWMWNAIATYNLEIGKHRADAMIGTELNRTDDNWSNARRYGMAVLTTDYMWPTAGSGRQVAEGSGGGFSLVSFFGKANYTYNDTYMASFTLRRDGSSRFGKNNRYGTFPSASAGWRITQEKFMEGTRSWLDDLKVRYSWGMTGNQEISNTARFTMYAPVVTTELWNGEAPAGTVYDITGSNGGTNLPSGYIRKQIGNEDIKWETTTQHNIGLDFALKGNEIYGSFDWFNKKTTDILVEMKGLGTQGEGSSQWINAGEVKNVGWEFSLGYRHKQANGFSWDITGNISKYTNEVTKLPETVAAAGTYGGNGVFSIIGHPMYSEVGYVADGLFRTQEEINNHASQEAAGLGRIRYLDVVKDGTINESDQAWIYDPTPDFTWGLNIYLQYKDWDLSMFWQGVQGVDVNCYDYKTQTDFWTNTYDKVNLPYLNKGTRVLDAWSPANPGSDIPALSTRDVANEGRLSSYYIEDGSFAKLRTIQLGYNLPKSLVNKLKMERVRLYASAQNLLTIKSSKFTGVDPENPGFGYPIPLNLTFGMNVSF from the coding sequence ATGAAACAATCGAAACGAGTGTTTTTGAGTTTCCTGACTCTGATGCTGAGTACTTTAATGTACGCGCAAACAGAGATTACGGGAACGGTGATCGATGATTTCGGCGACGGAGTTATCGGAGCTACGGTGAAGGAGAAAGGCACGGCCAATGGCACGGTGACCGACTTAGTCGGTAACTTCAAGATTAAAGTCAAGGCGGGTGCTATCCTTTCCATCTCTTATGTCGGCTACCAGACGCAGGATGTTCCTGCGCAGAACGGTATGAAGGTGCAATTGCAACCCGATGACAAAGTGCTGCAGGAGGTGGTGGTGACGGGTTATACCACCCAGCGCAAGGCTGATCTGACAGGTGCCATCTCAACGGTGAGTATTGACGAGATAGCCAAGCAGAATGAAAATAACCCGATGAAGGCTCTGCAAGGTCGTGTACCGGGCATGAACATCTCTGCCGATGGTAATCCATCAGGAGCTGCCACGGTACGTATCCGTGGTTTGGGTACGTTGAACAACAATGATCCTTTATATATTATAGATGGTGTGCCCACCAAGTCGGGCATGCACGAGCTGAACGGCAATGATATCGAGTCTATTCAGGTTCTGAAGGATGCCGCTTCGGCTTCTATCTATGGTTCGCGTGCTGCCAATGGTGTGATTATCATCACGACCAAGCGCGGCAAGGAAGGAAAGGTGAGAGTAGATTTTGACGGTAGTGTCGCTGCTTCTTTCTACGCTCATAAGATTGAGACCCTCAATGCCCGCCAGTTTGGTCAGGCACTTTGGCAGGCAAACATCAACGATGGCAAGAATCCCAATAATAATATTGTGGGCTATAACTTTGACTGGGGATACGATCAGAACGGTCATCCGCAGCTCTATGGCGTGACCATGGACAACTATCTGGACGCCAACGGCACAGTGCACGCTGGCGACACCGACTGGTTTGACGAGGTCACTCGCACAGGCATCGTTCAGCAGTACAACCTCTCTGTGAGCAGTGGTTCGGAGAAGGGTAGCTCGTTCTTCTCTATGGGCTATTACGATAATAAAGGTACGATCAAAGAGTCAGAGTTCAGTCGTCTGTCGGCACGTGCCAATACCGAATATAAGTTGCTGGATGGCATTGTAACGATTGGTGAGAACTTTACCCTGAACCGCACCAAGGGAACCGATGCTCCTGGCGATATTCTCAGAAACGCCTTGCAGTTCAGTCCCAATTTCCCCATCTACGCCGAAAATGGTGAGTACGCTCAGCCCGTGGAAGCATTCCCAGAGCGTGAGAATCCCCTGAGTATGCTTTCAAGAACGAAAGACAACGAATATACGATGTGGCGTATCTTTGGTGATGCCCACATCAGCATTACGCCGTTTAAGAACTTCATGATTCGTTCTACCGTCGGCTTGGACTACAGTCAGAAGCAACAGCGCAATTTCCAGTATCCCGTGGCTAATGGTAAGATTGCCAACTCCGAGACCGCTGCTGAGATGCGTCAGGAGCATGCCCAGCGCTGGATGTGGAATGCCATTGCTACTTATAATTTGGAGATTGGCAAGCATCGTGCAGACGCAATGATTGGTACAGAGTTGAACCGCACGGACGACAACTGGAGTAATGCCCGTCGCTATGGCATGGCAGTACTCACTACCGATTATATGTGGCCCACAGCAGGCTCTGGTCGTCAGGTGGCCGAAGGCTCAGGTGGTGGCTTCTCGCTGGTTTCTTTCTTCGGAAAAGCCAACTATACCTATAATGATACTTACATGGCATCTTTCACCTTGCGTCGCGATGGTTCAAGCCGTTTTGGTAAGAACAACCGATACGGTACCTTCCCCTCTGCATCAGCTGGTTGGCGTATCACTCAGGAGAAATTCATGGAAGGCACCAGAAGTTGGCTCGATGATTTGAAGGTACGTTATTCTTGGGGTATGACTGGTAACCAGGAAATCTCGAATACAGCCCGGTTCACCATGTATGCACCCGTCGTTACCACCGAGTTGTGGAATGGTGAGGCCCCTGCCGGCACCGTTTACGACATCACCGGAAGCAATGGTGGCACCAACCTCCCCAGTGGCTATATCCGCAAGCAGATTGGCAACGAGGATATCAAGTGGGAAACCACCACGCAGCATAACATCGGTTTGGACTTTGCATTGAAAGGTAATGAGATTTACGGTTCGTTTGATTGGTTCAATAAGAAAACGACAGACATCCTCGTCGAGATGAAAGGACTTGGCACACAGGGTGAAGGTTCTTCGCAGTGGATCAATGCCGGCGAGGTGAAGAACGTAGGTTGGGAGTTCTCGTTGGGCTATCGTCATAAACAGGCCAACGGCTTCTCTTGGGACATCACCGGAAACATCAGTAAGTACACCAACGAAGTAACGAAACTGCCAGAGACCGTCGCTGCTGCCGGTACCTACGGTGGCAATGGCGTGTTCAGCATCATCGGTCACCCCATGTATTCAGAGGTTGGCTATGTGGCAGACGGTTTGTTCCGCACGCAGGAAGAAATCAATAACCACGCCTCTCAGGAGGCTGCCGGACTGGGCCGTATTCGCTATCTCGATGTGGTTAAGGACGGCACTATCAACGAGAGCGACCAGGCATGGATCTACGACCCCACACCCGACTTTACCTGGGGTCTGAACATCTATCTGCAGTATAAGGATTGGGACCTGTCCATGTTCTGGCAGGGCGTTCAGGGCGTTGATGTCAACTGCTACGACTATAAGACCCAGACCGATTTCTGGACCAATACTTATGATAAGGTGAACCTTCCCTATTTGAATAAGGGCACCCGAGTACTTGACGCATGGAGCCCTGCCAATCCTGGTAGCGATATCCCTGCGCTGAGCACCAGAGATGTTGCCAACGAAGGCCGTCTGTCTTCATATTACATAGAGGATGGCTCATTTGCTAAGCTTCGTACCATTCAGCTGGGCTACAACCTGCCCAAGTCTCTTGTCAACAAGTTGAAGATGGAACGTGTACGTCTTTATGCTTCAGCCCAGAACCTGCTGACCATCAAGAGCAGCAAGTTCACGGGTGTCGATCCTGAGAATCCTGGCTTCGGCTATCCAATCCCTCTCAACCTCACATTCGGCATGAATGTATCGTTTTAA
- a CDS encoding RagB/SusD family nutrient uptake outer membrane protein gives MKTIYKAFFACCALGGLTSCSDFLDDQLPQATLTEEQAKDPANADNILTSAYAGLVTIEDMNASFSLWNYDTRSDDAYVGGADHSDGTPFHNLELCTGVMTTDWNFSSIWTRLYKYLSRVNLCLNVLSNGNQDDAAVQERIAEMRFLRAYGHFQLKRLFKKIPFVNKPNLGEEDIKNISNTEYTNDEGWMQIIEDLNYAYEHLPQTQADKGRPNKSAAAAFLAKAYLYKAYRQDDANSNQVTSINEDDLKKVVEYTELTLYRGYDLEGDLHNNFRPEEAYENGKESIWAIQYSKNDGTNYGNLNFSNRLIPPELEGILGGCDFYKPSHNLVNAYKTDFEGHPMFDEANATDYAVLVGKTVGNSQTVDPRLFITVGMPGTQFMFNPSPKLTIGEGKPWSRSNGNYGNFISLKQCVDPDLTDKYIFNADNQWATSMNRIVFRYADVLLMRAEALAQLNRTGEAIQLVNKLRNRAKSMQSSSVVANYPSTLNVRYNVKPYEGTYDKAKTLSIVKMERRLELAMECERFFDLVRWGEAASVINNFYATESKSAKFLEGAQFVADKNEYLPVPHEQMAASNGKYTQNCGNW, from the coding sequence ATGAAGACTATATATAAAGCATTTTTCGCATGTTGTGCGCTTGGTGGTTTAACTTCTTGCTCTGACTTCCTCGACGACCAACTGCCACAGGCTACACTGACCGAGGAACAAGCAAAGGATCCTGCTAACGCAGACAACATCCTTACCTCTGCATATGCCGGACTGGTAACCATCGAGGATATGAACGCCTCGTTCTCCTTGTGGAACTACGACACGCGCTCGGACGATGCATATGTTGGTGGTGCCGACCATTCTGATGGTACTCCTTTCCATAACCTGGAGCTATGTACCGGTGTGATGACCACCGACTGGAACTTCAGTTCCATCTGGACCAGACTCTATAAGTATTTGTCGCGCGTTAATCTTTGTCTTAATGTGCTGTCGAATGGCAATCAGGACGATGCAGCCGTTCAGGAGCGCATAGCAGAGATGCGCTTCCTGCGTGCCTACGGTCACTTCCAGCTGAAGCGCTTGTTCAAGAAGATTCCTTTTGTCAACAAGCCTAATCTGGGGGAAGAAGATATTAAGAATATCTCAAATACCGAATACACCAACGACGAAGGTTGGATGCAGATCATCGAGGACTTGAACTACGCCTACGAGCATCTGCCTCAGACGCAGGCCGACAAAGGTCGCCCCAACAAGTCTGCTGCCGCTGCCTTCCTCGCCAAGGCTTATCTCTACAAGGCCTACCGCCAGGACGATGCCAACAGCAATCAGGTAACCAGCATCAATGAGGACGACCTGAAGAAAGTGGTGGAATACACCGAGCTCACCCTGTATCGTGGCTACGACCTTGAGGGCGACCTGCACAACAACTTCCGTCCTGAAGAAGCCTACGAGAATGGCAAGGAGAGCATCTGGGCCATTCAGTATTCAAAGAACGACGGTACGAACTACGGTAACCTGAACTTCTCAAACCGTCTGATTCCACCTGAGCTTGAAGGTATCCTGGGCGGTTGCGACTTCTACAAGCCCTCACACAATTTGGTGAATGCCTACAAGACCGACTTCGAGGGCCATCCCATGTTTGATGAGGCTAATGCCACAGACTATGCTGTGCTTGTAGGCAAGACCGTCGGCAACAGCCAGACTGTTGATCCACGACTCTTTATCACCGTGGGCATGCCCGGTACACAGTTTATGTTCAATCCCAGTCCCAAACTTACCATTGGTGAGGGCAAGCCTTGGAGTCGTTCTAATGGCAACTATGGCAATTTCATCTCCCTCAAGCAGTGCGTTGACCCCGACCTGACAGATAAGTACATCTTCAATGCAGACAACCAGTGGGCCACATCAATGAACCGCATCGTGTTCCGCTATGCCGACGTGCTGCTGATGCGTGCAGAGGCACTGGCACAACTGAACCGGACTGGCGAGGCTATTCAGCTGGTGAACAAACTGCGCAATCGCGCCAAGAGCATGCAGTCAAGCAGTGTTGTGGCCAACTATCCCAGTACGCTGAACGTACGTTACAATGTGAAGCCCTACGAAGGCACTTACGACAAAGCCAAGACATTGAGTATTGTCAAGATGGAACGTCGTCTGGAACTGGCTATGGAGTGCGAGCGCTTCTTCGACTTAGTGCGTTGGGGCGAAGCAGCCAGCGTGATCAATAACTTCTATGCCACCGAGAGCAAAAGTGCCAAATTCCTTGAAGGTGCACAATTCGTGGCCGACAAGAACGAATACCTGCCTGTGCCTCACGAGCAGATGGCTGCCTCTAATGGAAAGTACACTCAGAACTGTGGTAATTGGTAA
- a CDS encoding DUF4960 domain-containing protein, producing the protein MKTKIFNIICALMVACGFAACSDDHTGSLSVGGDCLVQKFVLNDQYEATIDMATKLIKVKVPVDFTAKNDMVVTSMIVSPGASSNIKQGDHINVEADQTLRITNGDLMMEYRIAVRNDEAKLYNFYLSGIKGAINEEDKTITVYVLGISGIDLSNASFTVDNSEDAVSFPASGSTADFSDPNNPFQLTLNDGTATNTYTVKIVLIDKPVAIFAGNAANVDELKDEEKAAAKWLTSNIQGSAYVSWEQIANFDGLLDECKFIFFHRQTGAYTSFSGFEGGEKSAMDALPKLKEYWKKGGAFVLQRMGVNLAAALGAMPQDGCPNNCWGGNGEGGPQMGDDPWTLPVFDKNHALWQGLVVNPANPEAIYTLDKDYTICNSASQYHWDGVSDEALYQKFDEVTGGKARRLTGHGNEISSWELKNYDGNFGKGGIICFGAGLLDWYSPTDYTSVYHENMGKILMNAYHYLTGE; encoded by the coding sequence ATGAAGACTAAAATATTTAATATCATCTGTGCACTGATGGTTGCCTGCGGGTTTGCTGCCTGCTCAGACGATCATACAGGCAGTCTCAGCGTCGGTGGCGATTGTCTGGTGCAGAAGTTCGTGCTTAACGACCAGTACGAAGCAACCATCGACATGGCCACCAAGCTGATCAAAGTGAAGGTGCCCGTCGATTTTACCGCTAAGAACGACATGGTTGTCACCAGCATGATTGTTTCGCCAGGAGCATCCAGCAATATCAAGCAGGGCGACCATATCAATGTGGAAGCCGACCAGACCTTGCGCATCACCAATGGCGACCTGATGATGGAATATCGCATTGCCGTGCGCAATGACGAGGCCAAGCTCTATAACTTCTACCTTTCAGGCATCAAAGGTGCCATCAACGAAGAAGACAAAACCATCACCGTCTATGTGCTGGGCATCAGTGGCATCGACCTGAGCAATGCTTCCTTCACTGTAGATAATAGCGAGGATGCTGTCAGTTTCCCGGCCAGCGGTTCGACTGCCGATTTTAGCGATCCGAACAATCCGTTCCAGCTCACGCTGAACGATGGTACGGCTACTAATACATATACCGTGAAGATCGTGCTGATCGATAAACCTGTAGCCATCTTCGCAGGCAACGCAGCTAATGTCGATGAACTGAAAGACGAAGAGAAGGCTGCTGCCAAATGGCTGACCAGCAATATTCAGGGCTCGGCTTATGTCTCTTGGGAACAGATTGCCAACTTCGACGGTCTGCTGGACGAGTGTAAGTTCATCTTCTTCCATCGCCAGACAGGTGCTTATACCTCCTTCTCTGGATTTGAGGGAGGCGAGAAGAGTGCCATGGATGCTCTGCCAAAACTGAAGGAATACTGGAAGAAGGGTGGCGCTTTCGTGCTGCAGCGCATGGGTGTTAACCTGGCAGCAGCGTTAGGTGCTATGCCACAAGACGGTTGTCCTAACAACTGTTGGGGTGGCAATGGCGAAGGTGGTCCACAGATGGGGGATGATCCCTGGACGTTGCCTGTCTTCGACAAGAACCATGCTTTGTGGCAAGGACTTGTTGTCAACCCTGCCAATCCCGAAGCCATTTACACGCTTGATAAGGATTACACCATCTGTAACTCAGCATCTCAGTATCACTGGGACGGCGTTTCCGACGAAGCCCTCTATCAGAAGTTCGACGAAGTGACTGGTGGTAAGGCTCGCCGCCTGACCGGACATGGCAACGAGATATCCTCTTGGGAGTTGAAGAATTACGATGGCAATTTCGGAAAGGGTGGTATCATCTGTTTCGGTGCCGGTCTGCTCGACTGGTATTCTCCCACCGACTATACCTCTGTTTACCATGAGAACATGGGCAAGATTCTGATGAATGCCTATCATTATCTCACCGGTGAATAA
- a CDS encoding glycoside hydrolase family 32 protein: MTVMSFCLAAIALFSCSDDKIIGDPGKDWNSSEERYSPVDEDAFLTYFKPALGRVGDPMPFYDQKAGNFKVLYLQDYDDNAKYCFHPYWGVQTTDGCNYQSIGEVLAVGSNDYQQDAALGTGCCYYNESEGLYYIYYTGENADCKDRQVVMRATSPDFKTWTRDNLWQLHGSDYGYSGWDFRDPQIFVADDGLYHMVISTKPSYGGDPKFADFKSADMKNWEHVGQFNMVWERMCECPDVFKMGDWWYLVFSEGQAVNWSRKVKYVKAKSWDELKTCLNDPKVWPDYKEGVLDSRGFYAGKTASNGTDRYIWGWCPYRSGADIDAKNVNVGAGGEPNWGGALVCHKIIQHEDGTISLGEVPAMAAKYNKQQALQVVASNGYANSQLTGEGAYVMFGRLGTCNHISMTVKTEGNADRFGISLVRSVDAKKYYTLMVNPEAGGEKRKVNFEQEGEEGKGFIEAIDGYEVPRPEDNTYQIDIYTDNSVCVMYINDNVCYTNRIYGIQKNCWSINNYGGNITISDLKISQQ, translated from the coding sequence ATGACAGTGATGAGTTTTTGCTTGGCGGCCATTGCACTCTTTTCCTGCTCTGACGACAAGATTATAGGCGATCCCGGCAAGGACTGGAATAGCAGCGAAGAGCGTTATTCGCCTGTTGACGAAGATGCTTTTTTGACCTACTTTAAGCCCGCACTTGGACGCGTAGGCGACCCCATGCCGTTCTACGACCAGAAGGCAGGCAACTTCAAGGTGCTCTATCTGCAAGACTATGATGACAATGCCAAGTATTGTTTCCACCCCTATTGGGGCGTTCAGACCACCGATGGATGTAACTATCAGTCGATTGGCGAGGTGCTGGCAGTAGGTAGCAACGACTATCAGCAGGATGCTGCGCTTGGCACTGGCTGCTGTTATTATAACGAGAGTGAAGGTCTGTACTATATTTACTACACTGGCGAGAACGCCGACTGTAAGGATCGCCAGGTGGTAATGCGTGCCACATCACCCGACTTCAAGACCTGGACGCGCGACAATCTTTGGCAGCTCCATGGTTCCGACTATGGCTATTCTGGCTGGGACTTCCGCGACCCACAGATCTTCGTGGCCGACGACGGTCTCTATCACATGGTCATCTCTACCAAACCTTCCTACGGTGGCGATCCCAAGTTCGCCGACTTCAAGTCTGCCGATATGAAGAACTGGGAGCACGTCGGTCAGTTCAACATGGTGTGGGAGCGCATGTGCGAATGCCCCGATGTGTTTAAGATGGGCGACTGGTGGTATCTCGTGTTCAGCGAGGGACAGGCAGTCAACTGGAGCCGCAAGGTGAAGTATGTCAAGGCCAAGAGCTGGGACGAGCTGAAGACTTGCCTCAACGACCCCAAGGTGTGGCCCGACTATAAGGAAGGCGTGCTCGACAGTCGTGGTTTCTATGCCGGCAAGACGGCCTCAAACGGCACCGACCGTTATATTTGGGGATGGTGCCCATACCGTTCTGGCGCAGATATCGATGCCAAGAATGTCAATGTGGGTGCTGGCGGCGAGCCAAACTGGGGTGGTGCGCTGGTTTGCCACAAGATTATCCAGCACGAAGACGGTACCATCTCACTCGGCGAGGTGCCTGCCATGGCAGCCAAGTACAACAAGCAGCAGGCGCTTCAGGTGGTGGCTAGCAATGGTTACGCCAATAGTCAGCTCACTGGCGAAGGCGCCTATGTGATGTTCGGCCGACTGGGCACCTGCAACCACATCAGCATGACGGTGAAGACCGAAGGCAATGCCGACAGATTCGGCATCTCGCTGGTTCGCAGTGTCGATGCCAAGAAGTACTATACGCTGATGGTAAACCCCGAGGCCGGTGGCGAAAAGCGCAAGGTGAACTTCGAGCAGGAGGGCGAGGAAGGCAAGGGCTTCATCGAGGCAATCGATGGCTACGAGGTTCCACGTCCTGAGGATAATACCTATCAGATTGATATCTACACCGACAACTCCGTTTGTGTGATGTACATCAACGACAACGTCTGCTACACCAACCGCATCTATGGCATCCAGAAAAACTGCTGGAGCATCAACAACTATGGTGGTAACATCACCATTAGCGACTTGAAGATCAGTCAGCAGTAA
- a CDS encoding DUF4372 domain-containing protein: MNAGNTVFSQLMSLIPNYELRKDGRGLTPAITVFCHHIRCFTY; the protein is encoded by the coding sequence ATGAATGCCGGAAATACTGTATTCTCGCAACTGATGTCTCTCATCCCTAACTACGAGCTCAGGAAAGATGGCAGGGGACTGACACCTGCCATCACAGTCTTCTGTCATCACATCAGATGTTTTACTTACTAA